TCCGCCGACATGATCAAGCTCATGGAGGGCGGGCTGCAGGCGTTCCCCGATCTCCAGCTCGAAGTGAAGAGCATCATGGCCGAGGACGACCGGGTCATCCTGCGCATCACCGTGACCGCGACCCACTCGCACGAGTTCATGGGCGTGCCGCCGACCGGCGAGCGCGTCAGCTGGCACCTCGTGGAGGAACTGCGCTTCGAGGACGCCAAGGTCGTCGAGCACTGGGACGTCATCAACATGCGCCCCCTCCTGGTCAAACTGGGCAAGCTGCCGGACGTCCCGAAGGTGGAACTGGAAACGAGCGCCTGACCCGGCCGGACGTTCAGCCGCCGGCCCGTGGGTCCGGCGGGCGTGGCCCGGGGGTGCGGGCGGGTTCCGTCCCCCCCCGGGGCGCGCGGGCCCCAGGTCCCGCGCCCGGTCGTCCTCCGTCGTGCCCGGGGCG
This sequence is a window from Streptomyces ortus. Protein-coding genes within it:
- a CDS encoding ester cyclase, whose amino-acid sequence is MSMAERKALCLEMVAAWNRWDLSGIIKHWSPDIVHYSEDTEVSSADMIKLMEGGLQAFPDLQLEVKSIMAEDDRVILRITVTATHSHEFMGVPPTGERVSWHLVEELRFEDAKVVEHWDVINMRPLLVKLGKLPDVPKVELETSA